GCACGAGCACGGCGATCTTGATCTCCGAGGTGGTGGCGCCGAGCACGTCGATACGGGCGCGCTCGAGCGCGCCGAAGAAACGTCCGGCCACGCCGGAGGCCGCCTGCATGCCGACGCCGATGGCCGACACTTTGGCGACGTCGCCGTCCACGTTCATCGACCAGCCGCTCAGCCCCTGCAGGGCCGCTTCCAGCGCCGGGCGGACCATGCCCACGTCGCCGCGGATCACGGAGAAGGTGACGGCCGCCTCGCCGCCCTCGGAGACGATGGTGATCATGTCGAGGTTGATGCAGCGCACCGCCAGCTCGTTGAAGACGCGCGTGTAGAGGTGCACGTCCTCGGGCAGGCCGCGCAGGTTGACCTTGATCTGGTCGGTATCGACGGCCACGCCGGTGACGACGGGATGTTCAAGCCATTCGGGAAGGTTTTTCACGATTCTCGTGCCTCTTTCGTCGGAAAAAGTGGAACCGCAGTAAAGTTCCACCTGCTGCTTGTCGGCGATCTCGACGCCGCGCGAGTGCAGTACCTTGGCGCCGGAGGAAGCCATTTCGAGCATCTCCTCGTAGGTGACGTACTCCAGTTTTTTGGCGTCGGGGATGATGCGCGGGTCGCAGGCGTACACGCCGTCCACGTCGCTGTAAATTTCGCACGGACAGCGCAGCGCCGCGGCGACGGCGATGGCGGACGTGTCGCTGCCGCCGCGCCCGAGCGTGGTCAGGTCGCCGTTCTCGGCGACGCCCTGAAAGCCCGTCGCCACGACGACGCCGCGCGCGTCAAGTTCCCTGCGGATCCGTCCGACGTCGATGTCGCGGATGCGCGCGCCGCCGTACGCGTCGGTGGTCAGCATGCCGATCTGATAGGCGTTCATGGACAAGGCGTCGCAGCCGAGGTCGCGCAGAGCCATGGCCAGCAGCGCGGCCGAGACCTGCTCGCCCGTAGCCATCAGCATGTCCATCTCGCGCTTATAGCCGGAGCTGTTGCCGGAAACGTCCGCGGCCAGGTCGATGAGGCGGTTGGTGGTCTTGCCCATCGCGGAGACGACGACCACGATCCGCTCGCCGCTCTGGCAGCGCGCGGCGACTTTGGCGGCGACGGCGCGGATCCTGTCGGCGTCGGCCACGGACGAACCGCCGTATTTCAGCACCGCGATGCGGGGCGGCCGCGCGGGATTCGCCATTGTCTAAAGCTCCCTCAGGGCTTCGACGATGGCCGTCTTGCCCTCGGTGCGGGAATCTACGCGTTTGACGACGCGGGCAGGCGTGCCGGCCGCGACGACGCCGGCGGGAACGTCTTCGGTGACGACCGCGCCCGCGGCAACGACGGAGCCGGAGCCGATGCGGACGCCTTCGAGCACGACGGCATTGGCGCCGACGAGCACGCCGTCTTCGATGACGACGGGCTGAGCGCTGGCGGGCTCGACCACGCCGGCGATGACCGCTCCGGCGCCGATGTGGCAGTTCTTGCCCACCTGCGCGCGGCCGCCGAGCACGGCGTTCATGTCGATCATCGTGCCTTCGCCGACCGAGGCGCCGATGTTGATCACCGCGCCCATCATCACCACGGCGTTTTTGCCGATCTCCACCATGTCGCGGATCACCGCGCCGGGTTCGATGCGGGCTTCGTAGCGGGTCAGGTCGGCGAGCGGCACGGCGCTGTTGCGCGCGCAGACTTCCACCTCGCAGTCGTCGATGCGGTCGCCGTTGGCCTCCAGAACTTTGAGGATCTCGGGCAGGTCGCCCTTGACGGTGCCGAAGCCGGGGCCGCCGACGAAGTGCAGCGCGCCCCATTCGACGTCTTTCAGCTCGCCGGCCACGAAGGCGCGGGCGACGGTACGTTTTTTCGACTCCTTGATGAGGCGGATGATTTCTTCTGTGTCCATCGCGAAATTTCCTCCGTAACAGCGCGCTCAGCCGCGCACCACGTCTTCGAATGTGAACAGGCCTTTTTCCTTCGCCAGCGCGAAGCGCGCGGCCCTGACCGCGCCGATGGCGAAAACGCTGCGGCTGATGGCGTGATGGCGGACGCTCAGCGTCTCGCCCTCGTTGCCGAACAGGGCCTCGTGGTCGCCCGGCAGGCCGCCGAGGCGGAAGGAGTGCATCGGCACGTCGCGCCCCAGCGCCTTGCCAAGCATCAGCGCCGTGCCGGAGGGGGCGTCTTTTTTGTGGATGTGGTGCGCTTCGGCGATCTCGGCGTCCCAGTCGGCCAGCAGCGGCGCGAACTCGCGCAGGATCATGGCCATGACGGCGATGCCGATGGAATAGTTGAAGCTCTGCACGACCGGAACTTCTTCGGCGAGGGCGCGCAGCGCGGCCATGTGCCCCTCGTTCAGCGCCGTGGTGCCCATGACCAGCGCGCTTTTGTGGCGGCGGCACAGCTCGACGGTGCGCGGCAGGACGACGGCGGACGAGAAGTCGAAAATGACGCGCGGCGAGGCGGCGCAGGTCTCGCCCTCGTCCCAGACGCAGAGACAGGGAGTCCCGCCGGCGGCGGCCGCGATCTCGCGCCCCATGCGCCCGGTGGAGCCGATCACGCCGTAGGGAACGGAGAGCGCCATCAGTCGGCCTCCAGCACGCCCAGCTCGAGCAGGTCGGCGCGCACCAGCTCGCGCGTCTTCTCGCCGGCGGACACCAGCGGCAGGCGCAGTTCGTCGCGGCACAGCCCCAGTTCGCCGGCGGCGAACTTGACGGGGATCGGGTTGGACTCGTTGAAAAGATCCTTCATCAGCGGCAGCAGGCGCAGATGCAGACGGCGCGCCGTCGCCACGTCGCCGCCGAGCGCG
Above is a genomic segment from Pyramidobacter piscolens W5455 containing:
- a CDS encoding aspartate kinase, whose translation is MANPARPPRIAVLKYGGSSVADADRIRAVAAKVAARCQSGERIVVVVSAMGKTTNRLIDLAADVSGNSSGYKREMDMLMATGEQVSAALLAMALRDLGCDALSMNAYQIGMLTTDAYGGARIRDIDVGRIRRELDARGVVVATGFQGVAENGDLTTLGRGGSDTSAIAVAAALRCPCEIYSDVDGVYACDPRIIPDAKKLEYVTYEEMLEMASSGAKVLHSRGVEIADKQQVELYCGSTFSDERGTRIVKNLPEWLEHPVVTGVAVDTDQIKVNLRGLPEDVHLYTRVFNELAVRCINLDMITIVSEGGEAAVTFSVIRGDVGMVRPALEAALQGLSGWSMNVDGDVAKVSAIGVGMQAASGVAGRFFGALERARIDVLGATTSEIKIAVLVPRAQAQSAADALMTEFDRKVEK
- the dapD gene encoding 2,3,4,5-tetrahydropyridine-2,6-dicarboxylate N-acetyltransferase produces the protein MDTEEIIRLIKESKKRTVARAFVAGELKDVEWGALHFVGGPGFGTVKGDLPEILKVLEANGDRIDDCEVEVCARNSAVPLADLTRYEARIEPGAVIRDMVEIGKNAVVMMGAVINIGASVGEGTMIDMNAVLGGRAQVGKNCHIGAGAVIAGVVEPASAQPVVIEDGVLVGANAVVLEGVRIGSGSVVAAGAVVTEDVPAGVVAAGTPARVVKRVDSRTEGKTAIVEALREL
- a CDS encoding 4-hydroxy-tetrahydrodipicolinate reductase translates to MALSVPYGVIGSTGRMGREIAAAAGGTPCLCVWDEGETCAASPRVIFDFSSAVVLPRTVELCRRHKSALVMGTTALNEGHMAALRALAEEVPVVQSFNYSIGIAVMAMILREFAPLLADWDAEIAEAHHIHKKDAPSGTALMLGKALGRDVPMHSFRLGGLPGDHEALFGNEGETLSVRHHAISRSVFAIGAVRAARFALAKEKGLFTFEDVVRG